The window GTCGCCAGCAGCCACGCCAGCGGGTAGAGCATGACCAGCAGTGCGGCCAGACAGCCGACGTGCAGGGCGATCCGGCCCCAGGCAACGGGCTTGCGGACGACCGGAGTTGTGGTGGTGGTCATCGGTCCCCCTCGGAGGCGTAGAAGACCCAGGAACGCGAGGTGCGGAACAGCACCGCCGTGACGCCGCCGATGACGATCAGCAGGACCCAGGCCATGGCGGAGGCGTAGCCCATGTGGGAGGCGACGAAGCCGCGGTCGTAGAGGTAGAGGGTGTAGACGAGGGTCGAGTCGGCGGGGCCGCCCTTGCCGGCGCCGATCGCGAAGGCGGGCGTGAAGACCTGGAAGGCCTGGATGGTCTGGAGTACGAGGTTGAAGAACAGGACCGGGGACAGCATCGGCACCGTGACGGACAGGAACTGCCGCCATTTCCCGGCCCCGTCGACTGCCGCCGCCTCGTACAGCTCGCCCGGGATCTGCTGGAGGCCGGCCAGGAAGATGACCATCGGCGCCCCGAACTGCCACACCGTCAGCAGGGCCACGGCGAGCAGCGCCCAGCCGGGCTTGTTGACCCAGCCACCGGTGCCGAGCAGGTTGTCCACCGTGCCGCCGTCGTTGAAGACCGCGCGCCAGACGAGGGCGATGGACATGGAGGCGCCCAGCAGGGACGGGGCGTAGAACGCCGACCGGTAGAAGCCCTTGCCCCGCCTCATGGGCTTCAGGGCGAGCGCGACGACGAGGGCGAGGGCGAGTTGCAGGGGCACGGCGATGACGACGTACGTCAGCGTGGTCAGCACCGACCGCCAGTAGCGCGGGTCCTCGGTGAACATCTGGACGTAGTTGCGCAGGCCCACCCAGCGCGGCGGGCTGAACAGGTCGTAGTCGGTGAAGGACAGGTACAGCGACACGGCCATCGGCAGCAGGGTCAGGACGATCGCGCCGAGCACCCACGGGGACAGGAACACCCAGGCGGGGCCCTGACTTTCGCGCTTGAGGCGGCGCTTCGGGGCTGCGGTCGCCGCCGGTTTCCTGGCTGCGGGCGCGGGGATGTCGGTGGTGGTCATGACCTCAGCTCCGCCTTCGCCTCGGTGACGTAGTTCTCGGCCGCCTCACGGGGCGACATGCGCTCGTAGGACACCTGGTCGTAGTCGCGCTGGAAGGTGGCCTGCAGGGCGTTGTCGCCGGAGGGCGGGGCCTGCGGCGGGTTCTTGAGGGAGCCCTCCAGGGAGGACTGGTAGTCGGCGATCGTCTTGTCGAAGTCCTTGAGCTGCGGCTCGGTCTCCTCGCGGATCGACTCGTTGACGGGGATGCCGCGGGTGGCGCCGAGGATCTTCGCCGCCTGCTCGTCGTTGATGAGGAAGTCGACGAGCTGTGCCGCCTCCTTCGGGTGACCGGTGCCGGCTCCGACGCCCAGGAACATCGACGGCTTGAAGTACTGGCCGGGGGTACCGTCCTCGCCGGACGGCATCGGCGCGAGCGCGACGCCGCTCGGTATGAGGGCCAGGAACCCGCTGGCCGGAGCGTCCCAGTTGGAGTCGGACAGGGCCTCGCCGCGCCCGAGCGGGGTGTTCTCGACGGAGCCGTCGAGCTGGGTGGTCTGCTCGGCGGGCGAGACGACACCCTCGCGCCGGAGTGCGTCGGTGAAGGTCCACCAGCGGGTCAGGTCGTCGGCGGTGAAACCGAGCCCGCCGTCCTCCGTGTAGAGGGACTTGCCCTGTCCGCGCAGCCAGACCTCGAAGCAGTCCTCGCTCCAACCGGGGTCGGTGGCGCCGGGCTTACCGGTCTTCTCGGCCAGGGCCCGCATGGCGTCGGCCCACTCGCTCCAGGTCCAGCTCCGGCCCGGGAGCGGTACGCCGGACGCCTTCCACGCCTTGACGTCGTAGGCGACGGTCTCGGTGCCACGGCCCTGGGGGATCGCGTACTGCGCGTCGTCCAGCCGTCCGGTGGCGAGCAGGCCCGCCTCGATCTCATCGGTGCGCAGGACGGCCTTCTGCTCGGCGAGGTCGAGCAGGACGCCGCCGGAGGCGTACTGGTCGATCTGCCGGTAGTCGAGTTGCATCACGTCGGGGGCGTCGCCTCCCGCGGCCTGGGTGGCGAGCTTCTGCTTGTAGGCCTCGTAGGCCGAGAACGACGTCTGCACCTGGATGTTCGGGTGCTGTTTCTCGAACAGGGCGACGGCCTGCTCGGTGCGTTCCGCGCGGTCGGGGTTGCCCCACCACGTGTAACGCAGCACGACCTTGCCGCCGCCGACCGACTCCCCGGATCCTCCGCAGCCGGCCAGCATCGCGCAGAGCACGAGTGCGGCGGCCGACGCGCAGAACCCCTTTGTCCTGTGTCCGGGCATGCCGAGGTCACCTCTTCTCTCCTCGGACTTTCTGTTGGCCCCCCTCGGCCCCCTGGCCCGCTATCCGCCGCCGTAGGGCAGCGTCGTCCCGGGCAGGTTGTACTCGTCCCGGCGGCCGCACATGCCGAAGCCGCCGAGCCTGGTGGGCGCGGTCTCGTACGAGGTCGCGTCGGCGAGATACACCGGCTCACCCGTCTCCAGCGCGTCGAGCTGGGCGCCCGTGCGCTCGGCGGTGGCCAGCGCGCCGGCCCGCCACAGCTCCCGCCACTGGGGCACCTTGGCGCGCACGAGGCGGGCGGCGGCTCGCTGGAACTCGACGTACGGGCCGCTGTCACCGGCGACGAGGGCCTCGCGCAGGGCGAGATAGCCCTCTACGGCGAGGTCCCTGCGGCGGCGCGCGGCGGCCGCGGTGTCCGGGCCGGTGCCGGGCGGCAGCGTGGCCGCGGCGGCGTACCTGTCCGGATCCGACAGCACCTCGGACGGGAAGGTGAACACGGCGTCCCCGGCCTCCGGCAGCCCGCTGTTCTGCATCAGCACGGTGATGCGCAGATCGCCGCCCTGGACCATACGGTGCACGGTCCCCGGCGTGAACCAGGTGACCGAGCCCGGCTCCAGGGGGATGTCCCGGTAGCCGTCGGGGCTCAGCGTCTGTACCGCGCCCTGGCCGCCGGTGACGACGTACGCCTCCGTGCACACCAGGTGCAGATGCGGGCTGCCGCCGCACACGCCGTCGGCGGCCTCCCAGTCATAGGCGCTCAGGTGGGACAGGCCGACGGCGCCCGGCAGTGGATGCGGAAGGTTGGGCTTCACCACGGCAGCCCCTCCAGATGCGCGGCCACCCGCTCGCGGTCCCAGGCACCGTCGGCGAACACGACCCGGTACCGGTAGCCGAAGGACTCGCCCGGCGGCAGCTCGAACTCCTCGAAGAACGCCCAGGAGAACGCCACCGTCGGGATCGGCTCCGAGCGCACGAACCAGTGGGACTCGTGGATCGCGGCGTTCTCGTCGAGGTTCTCGGGCGCGTGCGCGAAGACGAGCGTGGAGTGGCCGTCGACGTCGTCGTGCTCGGTGGTGAAGGCCAGCCACGGGCCCTGCGTGCCCATCAGCTTGCCCGCGTCCGCGCCCGCTCCCCCGTCGAGGTCGGGGCCGAAGGCGGTGCCTGAGGTGAAGTCCCGGGGTCCGCGCCACTGGAGTCCGGTGTAGCCGGCCATCTCACGGCCGGCGGTGGTGGGCGAGCCGAAGGCCAGCGGCTCGGCACGGAGGTTGGTGAGCCGGATCGACCAGTCCAGGGCCCAGGCACCGGCCGCCTCGTCCACCGAGTGGACGGTCAGCCCGCGCACCTCGCGCGCCCACTCCTCGCCGCCGTTCTCGACCCAGGTCAGCTCCTCGGTGAAGGCGAGCCGGTCGTCCTCGGCCGCGAAGTCGGCGAAGCCGTCGTGCCGCATCGAGCCGACCCGCTCGGGCAGAGCGAGGTAACCCTCGCCGTGGACATAGCAGTTGCCGCCCCAGAAGTTCTGCCCGGACAGATGACTCGCCGTCATCTGCAGGCCCTTGTGCCAGCGGTGGTCGCTGGGCCGGTAGCCGGTCACGGTGTGCCCGGCGAGGGTGCGCACGGGGTGCGCGTAGGGCTTGCGGGACTCGAAGGCCTGCGGGTCGGGGCGGTAGACGTAGCGGAGGATCTCCGTGCCGCCTGCCGCCTCGACGGCGATGTGGTCGCCGTGGACATGAGTGACGCGGATGCTCATGCGCGCTCCTTGGGGGCCCAGTGGGGGTGGTCGCCGTGCATGGCCGGGTAGAAGGGGTCACCGGGCCGGATCTCGCCCGCGAGCACCGGGCTGCCCGTGAACGCGGCCTTGTAGAGGGCGGCCGCGAAGTCGAGGGTGGCCCGGGCGTCGGGGCCGCTGCCGGGCGGTCGGACACCGTTGTCGTAGGCGTCGAGGAGGGCGCCGAGCTGTGCCGTGTGCGAGCTGGACAGGTCCGCGGCCGGGGTGCGCCAGGCGGTGGCGCGCTCGGAGGGGACGTGCGGGGCCGGGGTGTAGACCCAGTCGTCGTTGCGGTGGCCGTACAGGTGGGTGAGCTCGACCGTCGCGTCGGCGCAGTCGATGCGGATGCGGCTCACCTCGTGCGGGGACAGCACGCTGTTGACGACGGTGGCGAGGGCTCCGTTCTCGAACCGCACGAGGGCCGTCGAGACGTCCTCGCTCTCGGTGTCGTGGACCAGGCGCGCGGCCATGGCCCGGATCTCCGCCCACGGCCCGAGCAGGTGCAGCAGCAGGTCGAACTGGTGGATGCCGTGCCCCATCGTCGGACCGCCGCCCTCGGTGGCCCACCGCCCGCGCCACGGCACCGCGTAGTACGCGGCGTCACGGTGCCAGGTCGTCTGGCAGTGCGCGACCAGCGGGGCGCCCAGCTCACCGCCCGCGATCAGCTCACGGGCGTGCACGGCGCCGGAGCCGTAGCGGTGCTGGAAGACGACCGACGCGTGCGCGCCCGACGCCTCCTCGGCCGCCGCGATGTCGTCGTACTCGGCGAGCGACAGGCACAGCGGCTTCTCGCACAGCACCCAGGCGCCCGCCTTGAGCGCGGCGACCGTCTGCTCCCGGTGCAGCGACGGCGGCGTGCCGATCAGGACCAGGTCGGGGCGTACGGCGTCCAGCATCTCGCCCGTCGAGGTGTACCCGGCGACGTCCTCGCCCGCGAGCTCCCGGAAGGCGTCCAGCCGGGCCTGGTCCACGTCGACCGCGGCGACCAGCTCCACCCGGTCCGCGTGGTGTCTCAGGGCGGGGAGATGGCTGCCGCTGACGATGGCGCCGGTGCCGATCACGGCGACGCGGCGGCGGACGGGACTTGGGGACATGCAGTTCTCCTCGGACGGCCGGCGGACAGCCCGCTTGGAAAGCGCTTGCACTTCGAGGCGACCCTAGGCAGGGACCTAATGTCAGGACAACCCCTCTGCGGCGACATGAGCAAAGCCTTGACCCGTTCGGCTCGGCTCACCCCCCGCACGCTCCCCTTCCGGGCGGCCGCTCAAACGGATGAAGATCACGAACGGCTCGGAGCTGCGGCACGGTGCAACTCGGTCACACCGACGGTCCGTTGACCTCATGCCGGATCCTCGCCATGGATGAGGCGTCCGGAGAAAGCGGCTTCTGACTGCTCATCGGCTGGGCGGCCTCGGCACCCGGCTGCGGCCGGCTCCGGGCCTGGCTGACCAGGCCAAGCCGGGCGAGGAACTGCTCCAGGGTGAAGGCGGCCATGCCCAGGCACACGGCGTTGCCGGGCACCTCGGACACCTCGACGGTGAGGCCGGGCAGGGAACCCGGCAGCACGTGACGGGGCAGTTCGTCCCGTACGGCGGGGACGAGCCACGGGGCCAGCGCCTTGGGCAGCCAGCCGGTGAGCGTCACCGTCGGCACGTTGAGCAGGTTGACGAGGTCGCCGAGGGCCGCGGCGAGGTAGCGGCCCGTGCGCCGGACGAGTTCCCGCAGCACCGGATCCCCCGCGGCCAGGCCACGGGCGACGGTCTCGACGAAGTCCCGCTGCCCGGGCTGTCCCAGCGCCGGATGGGACGGGTCGATCTCGGCCAGCGTCTGCTCCAGGCCCGGCGCGCCGACGTACGCCTCCACGCACCCGTCTCGGCCGCAGCGGCACGGGCGACCGTCCAGCATCAGGAGGGTGTGGCCCCATTCACCGGCGTTGTTGCTGATGCCGCGGACCAGCGTGCCCTCGATGGCGATGCCGGCTCCGGCCCCGGTGCCGATGTTGACCACGGCCATGCTGTCGACGACGCGCCCGGCGCCGAACCACATCTCGGACAGGATCGCCGCCTTGA of the Streptomyces sp. T12 genome contains:
- a CDS encoding ROK family transcriptional regulator, whose protein sequence is MARHTARDVRSENRFEVLRALFDLGPSSRQELARHTGLSQATVTTLVGGFLAEGVLHIAAVERNAVGRPYERLTINPDRGRIVGVDVAETYVDATVYDLALGVLGRHETALDEDQNDQAYVVDGIVGAIEAALDADGTERDRIVGVGVSMPGHVHHDAGVSVFAPNWDWHDVHIEELLAERLRLPVYVDNPLKAAILSEMWFGAGRVVDSMAVVNIGTGAGAGIAIEGTLVRGISNNAGEWGHTLLMLDGRPCRCGRDGCVEAYVGAPGLEQTLAEIDPSHPALGQPGQRDFVETVARGLAAGDPVLRELVRRTGRYLAAALGDLVNLLNVPTVTLTGWLPKALAPWLVPAVRDELPRHVLPGSLPGLTVEVSEVPGNAVCLGMAAFTLEQFLARLGLVSQARSRPQPGAEAAQPMSSQKPLSPDASSMARIRHEVNGPSV
- a CDS encoding ABC transporter substrate-binding protein, which produces MPGHRTKGFCASAAALVLCAMLAGCGGSGESVGGGKVVLRYTWWGNPDRAERTEQAVALFEKQHPNIQVQTSFSAYEAYKQKLATQAAGGDAPDVMQLDYRQIDQYASGGVLLDLAEQKAVLRTDEIEAGLLATGRLDDAQYAIPQGRGTETVAYDVKAWKASGVPLPGRSWTWSEWADAMRALAEKTGKPGATDPGWSEDCFEVWLRGQGKSLYTEDGGLGFTADDLTRWWTFTDALRREGVVSPAEQTTQLDGSVENTPLGRGEALSDSNWDAPASGFLALIPSGVALAPMPSGEDGTPGQYFKPSMFLGVGAGTGHPKEAAQLVDFLINDEQAAKILGATRGIPVNESIREETEPQLKDFDKTIADYQSSLEGSLKNPPQAPPSGDNALQATFQRDYDQVSYERMSPREAAENYVTEAKAELRS
- a CDS encoding carbohydrate ABC transporter permease, translating into MTTTDIPAPAARKPAATAAPKRRLKRESQGPAWVFLSPWVLGAIVLTLLPMAVSLYLSFTDYDLFSPPRWVGLRNYVQMFTEDPRYWRSVLTTLTYVVIAVPLQLALALVVALALKPMRRGKGFYRSAFYAPSLLGASMSIALVWRAVFNDGGTVDNLLGTGGWVNKPGWALLAVALLTVWQFGAPMVIFLAGLQQIPGELYEAAAVDGAGKWRQFLSVTVPMLSPVLFFNLVLQTIQAFQVFTPAFAIGAGKGGPADSTLVYTLYLYDRGFVASHMGYASAMAWVLLIVIGGVTAVLFRTSRSWVFYASEGDR
- a CDS encoding PmoA family protein — protein: MSIRVTHVHGDHIAVEAAGGTEILRYVYRPDPQAFESRKPYAHPVRTLAGHTVTGYRPSDHRWHKGLQMTASHLSGQNFWGGNCYVHGEGYLALPERVGSMRHDGFADFAAEDDRLAFTEELTWVENGGEEWAREVRGLTVHSVDEAAGAWALDWSIRLTNLRAEPLAFGSPTTAGREMAGYTGLQWRGPRDFTSGTAFGPDLDGGAGADAGKLMGTQGPWLAFTTEHDDVDGHSTLVFAHAPENLDENAAIHESHWFVRSEPIPTVAFSWAFFEEFELPPGESFGYRYRVVFADGAWDRERVAAHLEGLPW
- a CDS encoding cupin — its product is MVKPNLPHPLPGAVGLSHLSAYDWEAADGVCGGSPHLHLVCTEAYVVTGGQGAVQTLSPDGYRDIPLEPGSVTWFTPGTVHRMVQGGDLRITVLMQNSGLPEAGDAVFTFPSEVLSDPDRYAAAATLPPGTGPDTAAAARRRRDLAVEGYLALREALVAGDSGPYVEFQRAAARLVRAKVPQWRELWRAGALATAERTGAQLDALETGEPVYLADATSYETAPTRLGGFGMCGRRDEYNLPGTTLPYGGG
- a CDS encoding Gfo/Idh/MocA family protein, whose amino-acid sequence is MSPSPVRRRVAVIGTGAIVSGSHLPALRHHADRVELVAAVDVDQARLDAFRELAGEDVAGYTSTGEMLDAVRPDLVLIGTPPSLHREQTVAALKAGAWVLCEKPLCLSLAEYDDIAAAEEASGAHASVVFQHRYGSGAVHARELIAGGELGAPLVAHCQTTWHRDAAYYAVPWRGRWATEGGGPTMGHGIHQFDLLLHLLGPWAEIRAMAARLVHDTESEDVSTALVRFENGALATVVNSVLSPHEVSRIRIDCADATVELTHLYGHRNDDWVYTPAPHVPSERATAWRTPAADLSSSHTAQLGALLDAYDNGVRPPGSGPDARATLDFAAALYKAAFTGSPVLAGEIRPGDPFYPAMHGDHPHWAPKERA